The DNA region CGGGTGATGCGGGGCGAGGACACCATCGCCGCGACCGGCAACATCCTGCGCGACTACCTCACCGACCTGTTCCCGATTCTGGAGTTGGGCACCAGCGCCAAGATGCTGTCCATCGTGCCGCTGATGGCCGGCGGCGGGCTCTACGAGACCGGGGCCGGGGGGTCGGCGCCCAAGCACGTTCACCAGCTGCAGGAGGAGAACCACCTGCGGTGGGACTCGCTCGGGGAGTTCCTCGCTCTCGGCGCGAGCCTCGAGGATCTGGGCAACAAGTTCGACAACGAGAAGGCCACCCTGCTCGCCAAGACGCTGGACGCTGCGACCGGAAAGCTGTTGGACAACAACAAGAACCCATCGCGGAAGACCGGAGAGCTCGACAACCGGGGCAGCCAGTTCTACCTGGCGCTGTACTGGGCGCAGGAACTGGCAGAACAGACCGAGAACAAAGAGCTGGCCGAACACTTCGCCCCGCTCGCCAAGGCGCTCGCCGACAACGAGGACACCATCGTCACCGAGCTCAACGAGGCCCAGGGCAAGCCCGCCGACATCGGGGGCTACTACTACCCGGACCGTGAGAAGACCACCTCGGTGATGCGCCCCAGCAAGACGCTCAACGAGGCGCTGACGAGCTCGCAGGGCTGAGCCCCACTCGCCAGCTATTCCCATGTTTGGGACACAGGGCCGAAATCGCTCTGTGACGTGCGTAACATCTCACGGAGACCTGCCGATACAGAGCAAACACCGGCAGTCGTCGTCTGGGAGTAGCTATGCGTCTGGTACTTGGTATGTCCCTCACCGCCTCGAGCGCGGTCTGGGTGCTCGTCGACACCGTCAACGGCAAGATCTTGGCCGACGAGGTGGTCGCGCTCGACTCGCTTCAGGAGATTGCCAGGGCGGCGGCGCGCAGCGTTCAAGCCTTTGACGTGCAAACCGAGCACGATATCGAGGGTGTTCGGCTCACGTGGAGCGACGACGCACGCCACCACGGTGTCCGGCTGAGGACCAAACTGCGGCTGTTCGGGTTCGAGACCGTGGAGACCGTCACGCAGGAGGCGGCCCGCGAAGGCCGCAACAAGACGGCACGTCACCTCGCCCCCCACCTCACGCTCGCCTACGGTGCGGCGCGTTCGGCCGTCAACGCCGACGAGAGCAGGAACGTTTTCCAGCGCCTGGCCTCACACGTGCCGATGCGGGTCGCTGCGGCCGGAGGTGCGGCCGCGGTGCTCGGGATCGGCTTGATCGCGCTGCTGGCCCCGTCGCCCGCGGAGACGCCCGCGATCACCTCCGCCGAGGCCGCCGCGCCACCGTCGGCGCCGGCGGTGGGTCCGGCACCCGCCGCGGTGCCGTCCGCCGTGCCCGCACCACCGGCCGCCACGCCGGTCGCGGCCCCCGCCGCCGCCCCGACCCCGGCCGACGCGCCCGAGCAGATCGCGGTCTGGCGACCGGACACGACAACGGCGCAGCCGCAGACCGTGTCGGTACCCGAAGTCGTCACCGAGATCCAGCTCGACTCGACCGAGTCGGAGGCCATTCCGGTCAGTGTCGAGATACCGCATCTACCGGCTGCCGTGCCGCCGATCGCGGTGCCCGTGCCGCCGATCGCGGTTCCTGTTCTGCCTGCGGCGGCCCCGCCGATCGCCTCACCGGCTCAGCCGGCCGTGGTCCCTGCCCAGCCGTTGGCGGGCGCTCCCCAGAACATCCTGCCGCCACCGCTTCCACCGGTGTTGTCGACTCTCTTCAGCGCCCTGCCCTGACCGAACGGCCCCGGCGAATGTGGTAGTTCTACTCATCCGTGCCGACCCGGGACGGGGCATGCTGGCGGCATGGCTATAACCCCGCCGGGACGCGACCGCGCCGTCGACGTCGTGCGCCTCGCCGCACTCGTGATCGTGATGTTCGGCCACTGCGCGTTGCTGCTGGCCACCATCGACAGCAATGGTGTCCGCATCGGGAACCTGATCGGCGAGGTGCCCGCCGTCGCTCCGGTCACCTGGATCGTGCAGGTGATGCCGTTGTTCTTCCTCGCCGGAGGTGCCGCGGGGGCTTACGGCTACCACGCCGGGACGCCCTGGGGATCCTGGCTGTTCGCCCGCGCGCAGCGATTGTGCCGGCCCGTGTTCTGGTATCTCGCAGCGTGGTCGGTGGGCCTGCTGGTCGTCCGGTTCACGCTGGGCGCCGAGTCGGCGGCCGACCTGGGTGCCGAGAGCGTGGCGCTGCTGTGGTTCCTCGGCGTCTACCTCGTGGTGCTGGCCTTCGTTCCTGCCCTGACACGCGTCACCACCGGCCGCGCCGTCGCGGTCATGCTGGCGGCGCTGCTGGTAGCCGCCGGCGCAATGGACGGGATCCGGGCCGCTGCGGGCACGCCCGCGGCCGGCGTCGCCAACTTCGTGATCGTCTGGCTCATCCCCGTCGCCATCGGCGTGGCCTACGCGCGTCATCTGATCACCACCCGGGTCGCATTCGCGGTCGCGGTGGCGGCGTTCGCCGCCCAGGTCGCGCTCGTCGCAGCCGGGCCCTACGAAACGTCGCTCGTCGTCACCGGGGTCGAGCAGTTCTCCAATACCGCCCCGCCCACGCTGGTGCTGGCGTTGCACTGCACGTGGATGTCGTGTGTCTTCGTGCTGTTCGCCGGCGCGATCCGACGCTGGGCCGAACGCCCTCGCGTGTGGCGCGTCGTCGCGATCGGCAACGGGGGAGCGATGACGCTGTACCTCTGGCACATCCCGGCCATCGCGATCGCAGCATTCAGCCTGCACGCACTCGGTCTGGACGCCTACGACGTGAACGCCGCCGACTTCTGGGCCCTGCTGGCGCTGCGGGCCGTGGTGTTCGCCGTGGTGATGGCAGTGCTGTTCCAGGCTCTCTCGCCTCTGGAGCACCGCCCGCTGCCCTGGTGGGACGCACCGGTCGGGGCCACCGGCGCCCGCGCCACTGCCGCCGGCGCGCTGATCTGCACCGCCGGTGTCGCGCTGGTGCTGATGGCGAAGTTCGGGCTGAGTGGACCCTCGGGGTGGGCCGCGCTCGCCGGCTTCGTCACCGCTGCGGCCGCCGCGAGGTTCTTCGCGGGTGCGTCGGCGCGGCCGGAAAGCCACACGCCAGAAGTCTTGATCCCGTCCAGAAAAGGGACCAGTATGACAAGCGATGGCCGATGACCCGGATTCTGCGCACGCGCTGATCATCGATGCTGCACGCCAACGGATTCCGGACATTTCCCGCCAAACCGTCTATGACGCGTTGAACGCGCTCACCGCCGCCGGACTGATCCGTCGGATTCAACCCGCGGGCCCTGCTGGCCTGATGAATTGGAAATGAAGGGAAACACCGTGTCATCCGATACCTCCGACGCCCGCCCGCCCCACTCCGACAGCGAGACCGCGAGCAACAGCGAGTCCGAGAACCCGGTGATCGAGTCGCCGAAGCCGAAATCGCATGCACCACTGAGGAATCAAGACTGGTGGCCTGAGCAGGTCGATGTCTCGGTGCTGCACCGGCAGTCCTCGAAGGGCAACCCGTTCGGGGAGAGCTTCGACTACCCCGCGGAGTTCGCCAAGCTCGACGTCGAGGCGTTCAAGTCCGACATGCTCACGCTGATGACCGTGTCGCAGGACTGGTGGCCTGCCGACTACGGTAGCTACGCCGGCCTGTTCATCCGGATGAGCTGGCACGCTGCGGGCACCTACCGCATCTTCGACGGTCGCGGCGGCGCCGGCCAGGGCAGCCAGCGCTTCGCCCCGCTCAACAGTTGGCCCGACAATGCGAACCTGGACAAGGCCCGCCGGCTGCTGTGGCCGATCAAGCAGAAGTACGGCAACAAGATCTCCTGGGCCGATCTGATCACGTATGCAGGAAACGCCGCACTGGAGTCCGCGGGCTTCAAGACCTTCGGCTTCGCGTTCGGCCGCGAGGACATCTACGAGCCCGAGGAGATCCTGTTCGGCCAGGAGGACACCTGGCTGGGCACCGACAAGCGCTACTCCGGCGAACGCGAGCTGGCCGAGCCGTACGGCGCCACCACCATGGGACTGATCTACGTCAATCCCGAAGGCCCCGAGGGCAAACCGGATCCGC from Mycobacterium sp. DL includes:
- a CDS encoding acyltransferase is translated as MAITPPGRDRAVDVVRLAALVIVMFGHCALLLATIDSNGVRIGNLIGEVPAVAPVTWIVQVMPLFFLAGGAAGAYGYHAGTPWGSWLFARAQRLCRPVFWYLAAWSVGLLVVRFTLGAESAADLGAESVALLWFLGVYLVVLAFVPALTRVTTGRAVAVMLAALLVAAGAMDGIRAAAGTPAAGVANFVIVWLIPVAIGVAYARHLITTRVAFAVAVAAFAAQVALVAAGPYETSLVVTGVEQFSNTAPPTLVLALHCTWMSCVFVLFAGAIRRWAERPRVWRVVAIGNGGAMTLYLWHIPAIAIAAFSLHALGLDAYDVNAADFWALLALRAVVFAVVMAVLFQALSPLEHRPLPWWDAPVGATGARATAAGALICTAGVALVLMAKFGLSGPSGWAALAGFVTAAAAARFFAGASARPESHTPEVLIPSRKGTSMTSDGR